A genomic window from Methanobrevibacter sp. TLL-48-HuF1 includes:
- a CDS encoding DUF1894 domain-containing protein: MSFCLDTYLQQSDNYEILASQAGFKDCARLIRYKSPEIIYVNAGEEILGSRVIGITPIPIGVDSIKGTVLIPYTKPCYGTAVVELPVDIGEIEKIRKLNIK; the protein is encoded by the coding sequence ATGTCTTTTTGTTTAGATACCTATCTTCAACAATCTGATAATTATGAAATTTTAGCATCACAGGCTGGTTTTAAAGATTGTGCAAGACTTATCAGATATAAATCTCCAGAAATCATTTATGTTAATGCTGGAGAAGAAATTTTAGGATCTCGTGTCATTGGTATAACTCCAATTCCTATTGGAGTTGATTCAATAAAAGGAACTGTACTTATTCCATATACTAAACCATGTTATGGTACTGCAGTTGTAGAATTGCCTGTTGATATAGGTGAAATTGAAAAGATAAGAAAATTAAATATTAAATAG
- a CDS encoding DEAD/DEAH box helicase, which translates to MTKSTIDMFKNDVRYRDRIAHVETIPARKASYKKVENLNPKIVDYLKSKNAKLYKHQAETYEAIQKDENVIITTPTASGKTLAFNLPIMETMIEDNKATALYIYPAKALSNDQLHVLENLEKSLDIKINPHTYDGDTPKSKRYDIRQKSRIILTNPYQLHLILSWHHQWKRFYSNLKFIVIDESHYYKGIFGSNVAYLIRRLKRIANFYGSDPQFILSSATLANPLELANRLTGEEFKLVDNDTSPSGEKDFILYNPFRNYRRKKHNNSEAPSVHMETENIFVYLMLKDIQTLCFTVSRKITELIAMWAKKDMDNIKRKLTHRITAYRAGYQADERREIEDGLKSRKYLGVTCTNALELGINIGSLDAVIISGYPGTMISTWQQSGRAGRSNQKSLAILVAFENQLDQYFMNNPDFFFDKPHENVIIDLSNHILQEAHLLCAAKELTLKKDEAMDYFGADKKVLDKLVSKKDLYQNPRGDYIYPYDDNPAMSHSLDQLSNDEFRVMNNGKLLEVMERSQVYREAHEGAILINKGETYHVDSVNLNSHFVNVSKNTVDYHTMVLNKVHINIEKKLSKTRYGNLKIHFGELTVEEDYYRYKKMHFSKVIGQFNLNLPPLKFRTKGLWFTIPREVKNKLEDLYKDEEEVFEGGLHGAEHALIGLFPLHVMCDRFDIGGLSTNYHEDTQEATIFIYDAYEGGIGITQKAVDVFVDLLKSTRDLLKNCDCHNGCPSCIYSPKCGNDNKPLHKNATEYILNYMCDLISQKQEEIVAEKVDEEEIIESSNDNMKLETLYEEAYDLYSQGDYFNSKESLNELVDIDDEYADAWALFGRILYEQGDMNGAKMFTKRALKIDSANEDANELWLELK; encoded by the coding sequence ATGACAAAATCAACAATTGACATGTTTAAAAATGATGTAAGGTATAGGGACAGAATAGCTCATGTAGAAACTATTCCTGCCAGAAAAGCCAGCTATAAAAAAGTTGAGAATTTAAATCCTAAAATTGTTGATTATTTAAAATCTAAAAATGCCAAATTATATAAACATCAGGCAGAAACTTATGAAGCTATTCAAAAGGATGAAAATGTAATTATTACAACGCCGACAGCTTCAGGTAAAACATTGGCTTTCAATTTACCTATTATGGAAACAATGATTGAAGATAATAAGGCTACAGCATTATACATTTACCCTGCAAAGGCACTGTCAAATGACCAGCTCCATGTTTTGGAAAATCTTGAAAAATCTCTTGATATTAAAATTAATCCACATACCTATGATGGAGACACTCCAAAATCTAAAAGATATGATATTCGTCAGAAATCAAGGATTATTTTAACTAATCCGTATCAGCTGCATCTTATTTTGTCCTGGCATCATCAGTGGAAGCGTTTTTACAGCAATCTGAAATTCATAGTCATTGATGAGTCCCATTATTATAAAGGTATTTTCGGTTCAAATGTAGCCTATCTTATTCGCAGACTGAAAAGAATAGCTAATTTCTATGGGTCTGATCCACAGTTTATATTGTCTTCTGCAACATTAGCTAATCCATTGGAACTGGCTAACAGATTAACTGGTGAAGAATTTAAATTAGTAGATAATGATACATCTCCAAGCGGAGAAAAAGATTTTATATTGTATAATCCATTTAGAAATTACAGGAGAAAAAAACACAATAACTCTGAAGCACCTTCTGTGCATATGGAAACAGAAAATATCTTTGTTTACTTAATGTTAAAAGACATTCAAACATTATGTTTCACTGTTTCACGTAAAATAACAGAATTAATAGCTATGTGGGCTAAAAAAGATATGGATAATATCAAAAGGAAATTAACTCATAGAATAACTGCATACAGGGCAGGTTATCAGGCAGATGAAAGACGTGAAATTGAAGACGGCTTAAAATCACGTAAATATCTGGGGGTTACCTGTACAAATGCTCTGGAATTAGGTATTAATATCGGTTCACTTGATGCAGTGATTATTTCAGGATATCCCGGAACTATGATTTCCACATGGCAGCAAAGCGGAAGAGCAGGAAGAAGTAATCAGAAATCATTAGCTATTTTAGTTGCTTTTGAAAATCAGCTGGATCAGTATTTTATGAATAATCCAGATTTCTTTTTTGATAAACCTCATGAAAATGTAATTATTGATTTGTCAAACCATATATTACAGGAAGCACATTTATTGTGTGCTGCTAAAGAGTTAACTCTCAAAAAAGATGAAGCTATGGATTATTTCGGAGCAGATAAAAAAGTTTTGGATAAATTAGTTTCTAAAAAAGATTTATATCAGAATCCTCGTGGAGATTATATTTATCCATATGATGACAATCCTGCAATGTCACATTCCTTGGATCAGTTATCCAATGATGAATTCAGAGTTATGAATAATGGTAAACTTTTAGAGGTTATGGAACGTTCACAGGTGTATAGGGAAGCACATGAAGGAGCTATTTTGATTAATAAAGGTGAAACATATCATGTAGACAGTGTTAATTTAAATAGTCATTTTGTAAATGTTTCTAAAAATACTGTAGATTATCATACTATGGTTTTAAATAAGGTACACATCAATATTGAGAAAAAATTATCTAAAACCCGATATGGTAATTTAAAAATCCATTTTGGTGAATTAACCGTAGAAGAAGATTATTACAGATATAAGAAAATGCATTTTTCAAAAGTAATTGGGCAGTTTAATTTAAATTTGCCTCCTTTAAAATTCAGAACAAAAGGATTATGGTTTACAATTCCAAGGGAAGTTAAAAATAAACTTGAAGATTTATATAAAGATGAAGAGGAAGTCTTTGAAGGAGGACTTCACGGTGCAGAACATGCATTAATCGGTTTATTTCCGCTTCATGTAATGTGTGACAGATTTGATATTGGTGGATTATCTACAAATTATCATGAAGATACTCAGGAAGCTACAATATTCATTTATGATGCTTATGAAGGTGGAATTGGAATAACACAAAAGGCTGTTGATGTTTTTGTTGATTTATTAAAATCTACAAGAGATTTACTTAAAAATTGTGATTGTCATAATGGATGCCCTTCATGTATTTACTCTCCGAAATGCGGAAATGATAATAAGCCCCTTCACAAAAATGCAACTGAATATATTTTAAATTATATGTGTGATTTAATCTCACAAAAACAGGAAGAAATAGTTGCTGAAAAAGTTGATGAAGAGGAGATTATTGAATCTTCTAATGATAATATGAAGCTTGAAACATTATATGAAGAAGCTTATGATTTATATTCGCAGGGAGATTATTTTAACTCAAAAGAATCCTTGAATGAGTTAGTGGATATTGATGATGAATATGCTGATGCATGGGCGTTATTTGGTAGAATATTATATGAGCAGGGTGATATGAATGGAGCTAAAATGTTTACAAAACGAGCTCTAAAAATTGACTCGGCCAATGAAGATGCTAATGAATTATGGTTAGAATTAAAATAA
- the hypB gene encoding hydrogenase nickel incorporation protein HypB, whose amino-acid sequence MHNVADVEVQKNIMDANKRLADRNKKNLEDKNIFCVDFVGAIGSGKTTLIENIIENTDDKIGVIAGDVISKFDAGRIEKHNAPVVGLNTGKECHLDAHLVGHGLGDLPLDDLDMVIIENVGNLICPVDFDLGSHMRIVVVSVTEGDDTVEKHPLIFKTSDLVVINKVDLADAVGADADKMVNDAKRLNPDVQVIKASLKQGEGLSEIIAAINKQKR is encoded by the coding sequence ATGCATAATGTAGCTGATGTAGAAGTACAAAAAAATATTATGGATGCTAATAAAAGATTAGCAGACAGGAATAAGAAAAATCTTGAAGATAAAAATATTTTTTGCGTTGATTTTGTTGGAGCTATTGGTTCTGGTAAAACTACTTTAATTGAAAACATTATTGAGAATACTGATGATAAAATTGGTGTAATTGCAGGAGATGTAATTAGTAAATTTGATGCAGGCAGAATAGAAAAACACAATGCTCCTGTAGTTGGTTTAAACACTGGTAAAGAATGCCATTTAGATGCTCATTTAGTAGGTCATGGACTTGGAGATTTGCCATTAGATGATTTGGACATGGTTATTATTGAAAATGTGGGTAATTTGATTTGTCCTGTTGATTTTGATTTAGGTTCCCACATGAGAATTGTTGTTGTAAGTGTTACTGAAGGGGATGATACTGTAGAAAAACACCCATTAATTTTCAAGACTTCTGATTTAGTAGTTATTAATAAAGTGGATTTAGCTGATGCTGTTGGTGCAGATGCTGATAAAATGGTTAATGATGCAAAACGTTTAAATCCTGATGTTCAAGTTATTAAAGCTAGTTTAAAACAAGGTGAAGGTTTATCAGAAATAATCGCTGCTATTAATAAACAAAAAAGATAG
- a CDS encoding methionine synthase, producing the protein MISTVVGSFPAEIKSPTTTKDKILKVFGAYDSFKQSIKQTVISQLDAGVDIISDGQVRGDMVSTFTNFIPGMMLEGNNTVITSKIRQPTKEISINDLKYAKKVMNDYFNGNIPKGKGIKGIITGPSTIVYSSRIESFYKHKEDAILDLARSLKYEVEAIEKKINPVYIQVDEPFLSTGLVDLKVASEAIDIIGENLTVPLAMHVCGNLDSVFKDLIKFNIDILDCEFAGNDTNIKILEENASLVKNKKIGFGCLDTSINEVDSKEKIENLVAKGVEILGKENIILDPDCGLRRASKDVAFSKLKLMNNIKEEYS; encoded by the coding sequence ATGATTTCTACTGTTGTTGGTAGTTTCCCAGCTGAAATAAAATCTCCAACCACTACAAAAGACAAAATATTAAAAGTATTTGGGGCTTATGATTCATTTAAACAGTCTATAAAACAAACTGTAATCTCACAACTTGATGCCGGTGTAGATATTATTTCTGATGGTCAGGTTCGTGGAGATATGGTTTCTACTTTTACTAATTTTATTCCTGGAATGATGCTGGAGGGAAATAATACAGTTATTACTTCTAAAATCAGACAGCCTACAAAAGAAATTTCTATTAATGATTTAAAATATGCTAAAAAAGTTATGAATGATTATTTTAATGGAAATATTCCTAAAGGTAAAGGAATTAAGGGAATTATAACTGGTCCTTCTACAATTGTTTATTCATCACGAATTGAGTCTTTTTATAAACATAAGGAAGATGCAATTTTAGATTTGGCCAGAAGTCTTAAATATGAAGTGGAAGCTATTGAAAAAAAGATTAATCCGGTTTACATTCAGGTTGATGAGCCATTTTTATCTACAGGGCTTGTGGATTTAAAAGTAGCAAGTGAAGCTATTGATATAATTGGAGAAAATCTCACTGTTCCATTAGCTATGCATGTTTGCGGTAATTTAGACAGTGTTTTTAAAGATTTGATTAAATTCAATATTGATATTCTGGACTGTGAATTTGCAGGAAATGATACTAACATTAAAATTTTAGAGGAAAATGCATCTTTAGTCAAAAATAAAAAAATAGGCTTTGGCTGTCTTGATACTTCTATAAATGAAGTGGATTCTAAAGAAAAAATTGAAAATCTTGTAGCTAAAGGTGTTGAAATTCTTGGAAAGGAAAATATAATTTTAGATCCTGATTGCGGGTTAAGAAGAGCCAGCAAAGATGTAGCTTTCAGTAAACTTAAATTAATGAATAATATAAAAGAGGAATATAGTTAA
- a CDS encoding DUF1890 domain-containing protein, whose protein sequence is MKALILLGCPETPSQTPMSIYAAYKLAEKGYDVTIAANPAASKLVKVSDPEKYYIHEMIDLDDCLANIQEGEYDLLLGFVHKDAAASYFVTFYQLLQTKSIALVFEKDSELLKEYTETVSENTDAKVISVRAFHNPNPLKVNLDKALKEL, encoded by the coding sequence ATGAAAGCATTAATATTATTGGGGTGTCCAGAAACCCCGTCACAAACACCTATGTCAATTTATGCAGCTTATAAATTGGCCGAAAAAGGTTATGATGTAACAATAGCTGCTAATCCTGCAGCTTCAAAATTAGTTAAAGTTTCTGATCCGGAAAAATATTATATTCATGAAATGATTGATTTGGATGATTGTTTAGCTAATATTCAGGAAGGGGAATATGATTTATTACTGGGATTTGTACATAAAGATGCAGCCGCATCTTATTTTGTAACTTTTTATCAACTTTTACAAACTAAATCTATTGCACTTGTATTTGAAAAAGATTCTGAGTTATTAAAGGAATATACAGAAACAGTTAGTGAAAATACGGATGCAAAAGTAATTTCTGTAAGAGCATTCCATAATCCAAATCCACTTAAAGTTAATTTAGATAAAGCATTGAAGGAGTTGTAG
- the cobM gene encoding precorrin-4 C(11)-methyltransferase produces MKGKVIFIGAGPGDPDLVTVKGRNVIEKADVIVYAGSLVNKEVLNPRKKECVVYNSAVLNLDETTEICREATSKGQLVARVHTGDPSIYGAIGEQIRELQKYDIEYDIIPGVSSLFGTASVLETELTLPEISQTVIITRPEGRTPKPRSESISSLSKHHATMCIFLGIGMIDKVVDELLVGYNEDTPIAVVKKATWNDQEIIRGTLKDIAQKVKDANITKTAMIVVGDVLNPGDFTPSKLYDPNFKHEYR; encoded by the coding sequence ATGAAAGGTAAAGTAATCTTTATTGGAGCAGGTCCTGGTGACCCGGATTTAGTAACTGTTAAAGGAAGAAATGTTATTGAAAAAGCCGATGTTATTGTTTATGCTGGTTCTTTAGTTAACAAAGAAGTTTTAAATCCTAGAAAAAAAGAATGTGTTGTTTACAATAGTGCTGTATTAAATTTAGACGAAACAACTGAAATCTGTCGCGAAGCAACTTCTAAAGGACAGTTAGTAGCCAGAGTTCATACTGGAGATCCTTCCATTTATGGAGCTATCGGTGAGCAAATAAGAGAGCTGCAAAAATATGATATTGAATATGATATTATTCCTGGAGTAAGTTCCCTATTTGGTACAGCCAGTGTACTTGAAACAGAATTGACATTACCTGAAATTTCACAAACAGTTATTATTACACGTCCGGAAGGCAGAACTCCAAAACCACGTAGTGAAAGCATTTCCAGCTTATCAAAACATCATGCAACTATGTGTATCTTTTTAGGAATTGGTATGATTGATAAAGTTGTTGATGAATTGCTGGTCGGATACAATGAAGACACTCCGATAGCTGTTGTAAAAAAAGCAACCTGGAATGACCAGGAAATAATTAGAGGGACCTTAAAGGATATTGCACAAAAAGTAAAAGATGCCAATATTACAAAGACTGCAATGATTGTAGTAGGAGATGTGTTAAACCCTGGAGATTTCACACCTTCTAAGCTATATGATCCAAACTTTAAACATGAATATAGATAA
- a CDS encoding DUF354 domain-containing protein, with translation MISLKIWIDISNAPHVRFFKDVIKYLESEGEDLIITARDFGDIHKLMNMYDIDFISVGKHGVSLYDKLKESTSRVYELVDVINNEKVDVALSKHSIELPRIAFGLGIPSLYVLDNEHALAANKLTLPLCNRIITPNKIDIWKLMQFGADPNSIIPYNGTSELMHFKSFEYNDNIFDDLDLKLKYPKTILMRPEPSLASYLDADCHKSVLSPIVDVLKEYANILILPRFKAQAEIFEGIDNVTILEPPVDTSSLMKKADLVIGAGGTMNREAAILQTPVISCYPGKTLAVDQYYIDQGLMFRSNDIDEIIQKALAFIVNPHEKIDFKTDDLFQIIIDNIYDLGNGSK, from the coding sequence GTGATTTCGTTGAAAATTTGGATTGATATTTCAAATGCACCTCATGTAAGATTCTTTAAGGATGTCATTAAATACTTGGAATCTGAAGGAGAAGATTTAATAATTACAGCTAGAGACTTCGGGGATATTCATAAACTAATGAATATGTATGATATAGATTTTATTTCTGTTGGAAAACATGGGGTAAGTTTATATGATAAGCTTAAGGAAAGTACTTCACGTGTTTATGAACTTGTAGATGTTATTAATAATGAAAAGGTGGATGTTGCACTTAGCAAACATTCTATTGAACTTCCGAGAATAGCATTTGGTTTAGGAATTCCAAGTTTATATGTTTTAGATAATGAACATGCATTGGCTGCGAACAAATTAACTCTTCCATTATGCAACAGGATTATCACACCAAATAAAATTGACATCTGGAAACTGATGCAGTTTGGAGCAGATCCTAACAGCATCATACCATATAATGGAACTTCCGAATTGATGCATTTTAAGAGCTTTGAATATAATGACAATATTTTCGATGATTTGGATCTTAAATTAAAATATCCAAAAACTATTTTAATGAGGCCTGAACCATCTTTAGCATCTTATTTAGATGCAGATTGTCATAAATCAGTTTTATCTCCAATTGTTGATGTATTAAAAGAATATGCTAATATATTGATATTGCCAAGATTTAAAGCACAAGCAGAAATCTTTGAAGGTATTGACAATGTTACTATTTTGGAACCTCCCGTCGATACTTCAAGTTTAATGAAAAAAGCGGATTTGGTAATTGGAGCTGGTGGAACTATGAATCGGGAAGCAGCAATATTGCAAACTCCTGTTATTTCATGTTATCCTGGTAAAACATTAGCTGTAGATCAGTATTATATAGATCAGGGTTTAATGTTTAGGTCTAATGATATTGATGAGATTATACAAAAAGCTTTGGCTTTTATTGTTAATCCTCATGAAAAAATAGATTTTAAAACTGATGATTTATTCCAGATTATTATTGATAATATTTATGATTTAGGTAATGGGAGTAAATAG
- the hypA gene encoding hydrogenase maturation nickel metallochaperone HypA → MHELSMAQGIINAVIDTAESNNATEVTEVGIEIGRLAMINPEQLRFMLSVLVENTIVEDADIKIEEIPVEIDCPECGFKGVAELDDKDHYAPIVDCPKCGNKRISILNGKDCIVKNIVIEKPDDD, encoded by the coding sequence ATGCATGAATTATCTATGGCTCAAGGAATAATAAATGCAGTAATAGATACTGCAGAAAGTAACAATGCAACTGAAGTTACTGAAGTTGGTATTGAAATTGGCAGATTGGCTATGATAAACCCTGAACAGTTACGTTTCATGTTAAGTGTTTTAGTTGAAAATACCATAGTTGAAGATGCCGATATTAAAATTGAAGAGATACCTGTTGAAATTGATTGTCCTGAATGTGGATTTAAAGGAGTAGCAGAACTGGATGATAAAGATCACTATGCTCCAATTGTAGACTGTCCAAAATGTGGAAATAAAAGGATATCTATTTTAAATGGAAAAGATTGTATTGTTAAAAATATTGTTATTGAGAAACCTGATGATGATTAG